Proteins co-encoded in one Coxiella burnetii genomic window:
- a CDS encoding MFS transporter — protein MLMTNQVQNPTLESLDEQKLNRLHWRMVITAGTGFFTDAYDLFVIGVVTALLMPLWHLSASQIALLNGASLASAAVGAVMFGWFADKFGRKKMYGIEVLILFIGALLSAVSPSFAWLLVSRIIVGIGIGGDYPTSAVVASEYANRKNRGFLVLLVFAMQAVGLIIGPLFASLLMAFHLPHALVWRLLLAFGALPAASVFYLRRRIAETPRFLLNKSPVEVSRVVSDLAGHSDTAVATPVQKLFSPKWLKCLIGTAGAWFLLDVALYGNGVSSVLIMKAISPHASLLKHTLLSALIFLCFAVPGYFSAATYVDKIGRKTLQIAGFVMMGLCYLLIAGIPHISDQLPLFVGIFGISFFFINFGPNATTFLIPSEIYPIHLRARAHGLSAAVGKAGAFIGAFFLPLLLKNMGLAYTMAVVAIASFLGIFATFLVPEMKGVSLEKPQ, from the coding sequence ATGCTTATGACCAACCAGGTTCAAAACCCTACACTAGAATCTTTAGACGAACAGAAACTTAACCGCCTGCATTGGCGTATGGTGATTACCGCTGGGACGGGATTTTTTACGGATGCTTATGATTTATTCGTTATCGGCGTTGTCACGGCATTATTGATGCCGTTATGGCACCTTAGCGCCTCTCAAATTGCGCTATTAAACGGTGCTTCGCTTGCCTCGGCAGCTGTAGGGGCGGTAATGTTTGGATGGTTTGCCGATAAATTTGGTCGAAAGAAAATGTATGGCATTGAAGTGCTTATCCTATTTATCGGCGCTTTGCTTTCGGCTGTTTCGCCGTCTTTTGCTTGGCTTTTGGTTTCCCGAATTATCGTAGGCATTGGAATCGGAGGCGATTATCCAACTAGTGCTGTCGTGGCGAGTGAATATGCCAATCGAAAAAACCGTGGCTTTTTAGTGCTGCTCGTGTTTGCGATGCAGGCGGTAGGGTTGATTATAGGTCCGCTGTTTGCCTCTTTATTGATGGCGTTTCATCTGCCGCATGCACTTGTATGGCGACTATTGCTCGCCTTTGGAGCGCTACCAGCAGCCTCTGTTTTTTATTTACGAAGAAGAATAGCGGAAACGCCGCGATTTTTATTAAACAAATCTCCGGTGGAAGTAAGTCGTGTGGTCAGTGACCTGGCGGGTCATTCTGACACAGCGGTCGCCACTCCTGTCCAGAAACTCTTCTCCCCGAAATGGCTTAAATGCTTGATCGGAACCGCTGGTGCCTGGTTTTTGCTAGACGTCGCTCTTTATGGCAATGGTGTCTCCTCCGTGCTTATCATGAAAGCGATTAGTCCGCACGCCTCGTTATTAAAACACACCCTTCTTTCTGCCCTTATTTTTCTTTGTTTTGCGGTTCCCGGCTATTTTTCCGCTGCGACCTATGTCGATAAGATTGGACGAAAAACGCTTCAAATAGCGGGTTTTGTCATGATGGGTTTATGTTATTTACTCATTGCCGGAATCCCGCATATTAGTGATCAGTTACCTCTCTTTGTGGGAATCTTTGGAATCAGTTTCTTTTTTATCAATTTCGGGCCTAATGCAACGACTTTTCTGATTCCTTCCGAAATATACCCCATTCACCTACGTGCGCGAGCACACGGGTTATCCGCCGCCGTGGGTAAAGCAGGCGCGTTTATCGGTGCTTTCTTTTTACCTTTGTTATTAAAAAATATGGGGTTGGCCTACACAATGGCGGTCGTAGCAATCGCTTCTTTTCTCGGTATTTTTGCAACTTTTTTAGTGCCTGAAATGAAAGGGGTCTCTCTGGAAAAACCCCAGTAG
- a CDS encoding ATP-binding protein — MIQRTHKLNLKKLPKAVREHINQLERIRSDFVANVSHELRTPLTVIRGYLETLLKKEVRDSKSYQKIFQQMYQHSARMETIIDDLLLLSRLESDDHPTEEKMNVAVPEILKTLCADAERISGEKQHFIQLKAEPNLYISGSEEELKSLFSNIIINSVKYTPSKGRINVKWYRDDDHAVFSVVDTGIGIAKVHIPRITERFYRVDKARSRESGGTGLGLAIVKHVLMRHDGELHIESEPGKGSIFTCRFPLVS; from the coding sequence ATGATACAAAGAACGCATAAATTAAATTTAAAAAAATTACCCAAAGCAGTTAGAGAACATATCAATCAGCTCGAACGCATTCGTAGCGATTTTGTTGCCAATGTTTCTCATGAACTTCGCACGCCACTGACGGTAATTCGCGGCTATTTAGAGACGCTACTTAAAAAGGAAGTAAGAGACTCGAAATCCTATCAAAAAATTTTCCAACAAATGTATCAACACAGCGCGCGAATGGAAACAATTATTGACGATCTTTTGTTGCTTTCTAGGCTGGAAAGTGACGATCATCCTACCGAAGAAAAAATGAACGTTGCTGTCCCTGAAATTTTAAAAACGCTTTGCGCGGATGCCGAACGAATAAGCGGCGAAAAACAACACTTCATTCAATTAAAAGCCGAACCTAATTTATACATTAGCGGCTCAGAAGAGGAATTAAAAAGTTTGTTTTCCAACATCATCATTAATTCCGTGAAATACACGCCATCCAAAGGCCGGATTAATGTGAAATGGTATCGAGATGACGATCACGCCGTATTTAGTGTGGTCGACACCGGCATTGGCATCGCCAAGGTCCATATCCCCAGAATTACCGAGCGTTTTTATCGAGTAGACAAAGCCCGTTCGCGCGAAAGCGGCGGGACGGGACTTGGACTTGCGATTGTCAAACACGTCTTAATGCGCCACGATGGGGAATTACATATTGAAAGCGAACCCGGTAAAGGAAGCATTTTTACCTGCCGATTTCCACTAGTTTCCTAA
- the phoB gene encoding phosphate regulon transcriptional regulator PhoB: protein MRYNSEILRTNEFISVRKIKLLIIEDEIAIRDMVRFSLPDEFELLDAEDTAKAIKQLAAQIPDLILLDWMLPGKSGIEFIEWIKQKEIWQDIPIVLLTAKAEEENKVRGLMSGADDYITKPFSPDELIARIRAILRRGPLISSNQEIKIGDIKINTAKHLVTVKDEHIALSPTEYKMLHFFMKHPNKTYSRDQLITYIWGGNIYIDDRTVDVQVRRLRDKLKKYDHHHLIKTIRGAGYQLSTDDTKNA, encoded by the coding sequence ATGCGTTATAATAGTGAAATTCTTAGGACCAATGAGTTTATATCAGTGAGAAAAATAAAATTGTTAATTATCGAAGATGAAATCGCCATCCGAGACATGGTCCGTTTTTCGTTGCCGGATGAGTTTGAACTCCTCGACGCGGAAGACACGGCAAAAGCGATTAAACAACTGGCGGCTCAAATCCCCGACCTCATCTTATTGGATTGGATGCTTCCCGGCAAAAGTGGCATTGAATTTATCGAATGGATAAAACAAAAAGAAATTTGGCAAGATATTCCTATTGTTTTGTTAACCGCCAAAGCGGAAGAAGAAAATAAAGTCAGAGGTTTAATGAGTGGCGCTGACGATTATATTACAAAACCTTTTTCCCCCGATGAATTAATTGCTAGGATAAGAGCCATTCTTCGCCGTGGCCCATTAATTTCCTCTAACCAGGAAATTAAAATTGGGGATATTAAAATCAATACAGCGAAACATCTCGTTACTGTTAAAGATGAACACATCGCTCTTTCACCCACTGAATATAAAATGCTTCATTTTTTTATGAAACATCCAAATAAAACCTATAGCCGCGATCAGCTAATTACTTATATCTGGGGCGGAAATATTTATATCGATGATCGTACGGTTGATGTCCAAGTTCGTCGATTGCGTGATAAATTAAAAAAATACGATCACCATCATTTAATTAAAACAATTAGAGGCGCTGGTTATCAGCTTTCAACCGATGATACAAAGAACGCATAA
- a CDS encoding PQQ-dependent sugar dehydrogenase, whose amino-acid sequence MALYLVLIQIEVRNTSFNPFTAKLKMYNTFMKKSRFLLIFLVALAIVAMILGLWRPLERRLHPTSNPKSSEAPQVSILISGLEVPWALSFLPDRDLLVTERKGRVLLIDLQSGKPVIKVIAKINEVASVAESGLSGIAVHPHFQQNHWIYLYYTYRRNGRYVNKVVRYELMNNQLTNPKIILDNILAARTHDGGRIKFGPDGYLYITTGDAQVAKAAQNPKSLAGKILRIKDDGSIPADNPFPGSPVYSYGHRNSQGIAWDKAGNLWSTEHGSDAHDEINLIKPGKNYGWPIVRGNEKRSDMESPILQSCEATWAPAGAAIIGEKLYFAGLRGEALYVFNIKTHDLHKYFEGEFGRLRAVVVGPDGLLYVTTSNRDGRGLPRPDEILVINPKKL is encoded by the coding sequence GTGGCCCTCTACTTAGTGCTTATCCAGATTGAGGTCAGAAATACCAGTTTTAATCCTTTCACAGCAAAGTTAAAAATGTATAATACCTTTATGAAAAAGTCGCGATTTTTATTAATCTTTTTGGTAGCCCTGGCAATAGTCGCTATGATTTTGGGCTTGTGGAGGCCATTGGAAAGAAGGCTTCATCCTACCTCAAATCCCAAATCCAGCGAAGCACCCCAGGTTTCCATCCTTATTAGTGGCTTAGAGGTTCCCTGGGCGTTAAGTTTTTTGCCCGATCGTGATCTTTTAGTCACCGAAAGAAAAGGCCGGGTTTTATTAATCGATTTGCAGTCAGGAAAACCCGTAATAAAAGTGATCGCTAAAATTAATGAAGTCGCTTCAGTCGCTGAAAGTGGTTTATCAGGAATAGCCGTTCACCCGCATTTTCAACAAAATCATTGGATATACCTTTATTACACTTACCGACGTAATGGGCGTTATGTTAATAAAGTGGTTCGTTATGAATTAATGAATAATCAGCTTACTAATCCAAAAATTATTCTCGATAATATACTCGCTGCCCGCACGCATGACGGAGGCAGGATCAAATTCGGTCCTGATGGTTATTTGTATATCACCACTGGCGACGCCCAAGTAGCAAAGGCAGCACAAAACCCGAAATCTCTTGCAGGAAAAATTTTACGAATCAAAGATGACGGAAGCATACCTGCTGACAATCCTTTTCCAGGCTCTCCTGTTTATTCTTACGGTCATCGAAATTCTCAAGGTATTGCTTGGGATAAAGCTGGAAATCTCTGGTCAACGGAACATGGGTCTGATGCGCATGATGAAATTAATCTAATAAAACCCGGTAAAAACTATGGTTGGCCAATCGTTCGAGGCAATGAAAAACGAAGCGACATGGAGTCGCCTATTCTCCAAAGTTGCGAGGCCACGTGGGCCCCAGCTGGCGCGGCGATAATTGGCGAGAAACTTTATTTTGCCGGGCTTAGGGGCGAAGCACTTTACGTATTCAATATAAAAACGCATGACCTCCACAAATACTTTGAGGGAGAATTTGGGCGATTGAGAGCCGTGGTGGTGGGTCCCGATGGTTTGCTTTATGTCACCACCAGCAATCGGGACGGAAGAGGACTCCCGCGCCCCGATGAAATACTCGTTATTAATCCGAAAAAACTTTAA
- a CDS encoding MFS transporter, with product MGNELQLSNRQKTFFGVLVCLIIPLSGMSTDIYLPSLPAIAQHFQTGKSLSQVTVTSFVLALALSQLIAGPVSDAMGRKILILTALFVQFLAIVAIIYSTTIQWMIGLRFLQGLGAAFMMVPVRAINMDVLSGHALKKQLNYNTISFAIGPIIAPFIGGYLQHHFGWQSNFYFLLIYIIIVSGLVLLFYRETLSFRHSFSIRHLWKNYDIILRNFYFLLLGIFLGTLWGYVAIFNITAPFLVQTVLQRSAITYGHIALLMGVALFLGNIINRLSFYMDKKIKIQGALWSISLLTLIMLILSGRGHLSLTLLTIPTFFIIFFSGIIIPILMGEAMIFFPELAASANACFFTLIWLTFSLFTYLATWIKIHSLFPLAMAYLCINLFCLIAYYGFIRRLD from the coding sequence ATGGGAAACGAACTCCAATTGTCTAACAGGCAAAAAACTTTTTTTGGAGTGTTAGTTTGTCTCATTATTCCCTTAAGCGGAATGAGCACCGATATTTATTTGCCATCTTTACCCGCCATTGCCCAGCATTTTCAAACGGGTAAATCACTTTCTCAGGTTACGGTGACTTCATTTGTCCTAGCATTGGCTTTATCCCAACTTATTGCGGGACCTGTTTCGGATGCCATGGGACGCAAAATACTTATTTTGACAGCCCTTTTTGTTCAGTTCCTTGCTATTGTAGCAATTATCTATTCAACGACGATCCAGTGGATGATCGGCCTTCGCTTTCTACAGGGGCTAGGGGCAGCCTTTATGATGGTCCCCGTGCGAGCGATTAATATGGATGTTTTGTCCGGTCACGCCCTGAAAAAGCAGTTAAACTATAACACCATTAGCTTTGCGATCGGCCCTATCATCGCTCCGTTTATCGGCGGTTACCTTCAGCATCATTTCGGATGGCAATCTAACTTTTATTTCCTGTTAATTTATATCATTATTGTTTCTGGTTTAGTGCTTCTCTTTTATCGAGAAACGCTGTCATTTCGGCACTCTTTTTCAATTCGTCATTTATGGAAAAATTACGACATTATTTTACGAAACTTCTACTTTTTACTTCTAGGTATTTTCCTTGGAACGCTTTGGGGTTACGTAGCGATCTTTAACATAACAGCGCCTTTTTTAGTGCAAACTGTTTTACAGCGGTCAGCCATCACTTACGGCCATATTGCTCTCCTTATGGGAGTTGCCTTATTTTTAGGGAACATTATAAATCGCTTATCATTTTATATGGACAAAAAAATAAAAATTCAGGGTGCCCTTTGGTCCATATCGTTACTTACCTTAATCATGTTAATCTTAAGCGGACGAGGTCACCTTTCTCTTACGTTACTAACCATTCCCACCTTTTTCATTATTTTTTTCAGTGGCATTATTATTCCTATCCTCATGGGCGAAGCCATGATATTTTTCCCCGAACTAGCGGCCTCAGCCAATGCCTGCTTTTTCACTTTGATTTGGTTGACCTTCAGTTTATTCACCTATCTAGCTACCTGGATCAAAATTCATTCTCTATTCCCATTGGCGATGGCCTACTTATGCATTAATCTATTTTGTTTAATCGCTTATTATGGCTTCATTCGCCGATTAGATTAG
- a CDS encoding CBU_0372 family Dot/Icm type IV secretion system effector: protein MRKNRNIRGSRNTPHWYNLKTNQGLLIITSVAILAYLFQNLFNVNSISSDNKTGVAEPSPSALRENSEEEPLMLQILLQLPLQLGLVALCNALKQEKVRRRIITEPKVGLIGNFQKEHPHLGRIVESPLTKAESKRQWKSIYYVITAFPKRVEVCQSMVARWNKIEELVEGLRSSIKITTSDQLKSLSKEENKFIEKLASVSNTINGISLHAGLVSKKESEHASINFKKAYALIQDWVKNKEPLSKIDIRTLKKLHALLTRGHGSSAFRDKSRISLGRDGYFTQPSNLDSVANDIINFLKSDSPAIYKAITAQELLLSAHLFRDGNHRLASLIRIWVLETHGIPANVISTEEAERLMLLVKPLRMPGAIPPEEAKQLDFNSKDAETLAGRWFRYAPRFLNNIGLFSRIELNLERLYIKRKKEILEMMTSRIEERLETLCKILHCEQNLENRFSY from the coding sequence ATGAGAAAAAATAGAAATATACGCGGCTCTAGAAACACCCCCCATTGGTATAACTTAAAAACTAATCAGGGATTACTTATCATTACGTCCGTGGCTATACTCGCCTACCTTTTTCAAAATTTATTCAATGTTAATAGCATATCCTCAGATAACAAAACCGGCGTCGCAGAGCCCTCTCCTTCTGCTCTGCGTGAAAACTCTGAAGAAGAACCCTTAATGCTTCAAATCCTACTGCAGCTCCCTTTACAACTCGGACTTGTTGCACTTTGTAACGCATTGAAGCAAGAAAAGGTGCGACGACGCATAATTACTGAACCCAAAGTGGGTCTCATTGGAAATTTCCAAAAAGAGCATCCTCATCTTGGACGAATAGTGGAAAGCCCTTTAACAAAAGCGGAAAGCAAACGACAATGGAAGAGTATTTATTACGTCATCACCGCATTCCCAAAGCGAGTTGAGGTCTGCCAAAGCATGGTCGCGCGCTGGAATAAAATAGAGGAATTAGTGGAAGGCCTTCGTTCTTCGATAAAAATAACTACTTCCGATCAATTAAAGTCTTTAAGTAAAGAAGAAAATAAGTTCATAGAGAAACTCGCTAGCGTCTCAAATACTATCAATGGAATCTCTCTGCATGCGGGCTTGGTATCTAAAAAAGAAAGTGAGCATGCCTCTATTAATTTTAAAAAAGCTTACGCCCTAATACAGGATTGGGTTAAAAATAAAGAACCTCTTTCAAAAATTGACATAAGAACATTGAAAAAATTACACGCTCTTTTAACTCGAGGCCACGGTTCTAGCGCTTTTCGCGATAAATCCAGGATTAGTCTAGGCCGCGACGGTTATTTTACCCAACCTTCCAACTTAGATAGCGTCGCGAATGATATCATTAATTTTCTAAAATCAGACTCCCCCGCAATTTATAAAGCGATAACAGCTCAAGAATTGTTGCTATCAGCCCATTTATTTCGTGATGGCAATCACCGACTTGCATCGCTGATTCGAATTTGGGTTTTAGAAACTCACGGAATTCCGGCCAATGTTATCTCCACTGAAGAGGCAGAACGACTCATGCTGCTGGTGAAACCATTACGGATGCCAGGTGCTATTCCTCCAGAAGAAGCGAAACAGTTAGACTTTAATTCCAAAGATGCAGAGACATTAGCAGGTCGATGGTTCCGTTACGCGCCACGATTTCTTAACAATATTGGGCTTTTTTCTCGAATCGAACTAAACTTAGAACGCCTCTATATCAAACGTAAAAAAGAAATTTTAGAAATGATGACCTCCCGTATCGAAGAACGTTTGGAAACCTTGTGTAAAATCTTACATTGTGAACAAAATTTGGAGAATCGGTTTTCCTACTAA
- a CDS encoding MaoC family dehydratase: protein MITVYKKISENRYRECWGLSYEDFTVGDIYEHRPGRTLTLTDNIWQSLINMNPHPLHIDEEYGKQTEFGQTLISSAVTFCVINGLTVNTLSAKAVANLGWDKVRLINPVFVGDTLYAESKILSKRLSKKRPHQGIVVVETVGYKQDGSQVIIFERTILIPRKGHEVTYDVANSA from the coding sequence ATGATTACTGTCTATAAAAAAATTTCTGAAAACCGTTACCGTGAATGCTGGGGATTATCTTACGAAGACTTTACGGTCGGTGATATTTACGAACATCGCCCCGGTAGAACGCTTACGTTGACGGATAATATTTGGCAGTCACTTATTAATATGAATCCACATCCATTGCATATCGATGAAGAATACGGCAAACAAACTGAATTTGGCCAAACGCTAATTTCGAGTGCCGTTACCTTTTGTGTCATCAATGGATTAACTGTTAACACTCTAAGTGCAAAAGCGGTAGCCAATTTGGGATGGGATAAAGTACGTCTAATAAATCCTGTATTTGTCGGAGACACTTTATACGCTGAAAGCAAAATATTATCTAAACGCTTATCGAAAAAAAGACCCCATCAGGGAATCGTTGTGGTGGAAACGGTGGGTTATAAACAAGACGGCAGTCAAGTCATTATCTTCGAACGCACTATCCTAATCCCTCGCAAAGGTCACGAAGTCACTTACGATGTGGCTAATAGTGCTTAA
- a CDS encoding HpcH/HpaI aldolase/citrate lyase family protein — MQFLTALKFIPDIIFLPKINHDEEINIVRDLLKPHHRTQPAIMSIIESTKAVVNLIKIAKVSDGIIFGSLDFSVDCDLEPTWDSLRTVRTRMIIAAGNANIACIDTAYFDVNDKQGLIAECMKLRQLGFRAKAAIHTSQIETINQIFIPTDAEIKHATQVLNAYANEVGGIKVLDNQMIGPPFVLRARKILKRASFRKKNDYCL, encoded by the coding sequence TTGCAATTTTTAACTGCGTTAAAATTTATTCCCGACATAATTTTTTTACCAAAAATAAATCATGACGAAGAGATAAATATCGTTAGGGATTTATTAAAACCTCATCATCGAACCCAACCGGCTATTATGTCGATCATTGAATCAACTAAGGCCGTCGTTAATCTGATTAAAATTGCAAAAGTAAGTGACGGTATCATTTTTGGTTCTTTGGACTTTTCTGTTGATTGTGATCTGGAACCCACTTGGGATAGCCTGAGAACAGTAAGAACCAGGATGATAATAGCAGCCGGTAACGCAAATATTGCCTGTATTGATACCGCTTATTTTGACGTCAACGATAAACAAGGATTAATCGCCGAATGCATGAAATTGAGGCAACTTGGATTTCGGGCGAAAGCGGCTATACATACTTCACAAATTGAAACTATCAATCAAATATTTATTCCTACGGATGCTGAAATTAAACATGCAACTCAAGTTCTCAACGCTTATGCAAATGAAGTAGGCGGCATCAAAGTTTTAGATAATCAAATGATTGGTCCGCCGTTCGTATTACGGGCTAGAAAAATTTTAAAAAGAGCTTCTTTTAGGAAAAAAAATGATTACTGTCTATAA
- a CDS encoding aldolase/citrate lyase family protein has protein sequence MLPESIRYARSYLFTPATDPRKFLKGIELGADVVVLDLEDSVALTNKINARKNLINFFPLKNLLSPRFELIT, from the coding sequence ATGCTCCCAGAATCGATTAGATACGCACGCAGTTATTTATTCACCCCTGCCACTGACCCTCGTAAGTTTCTCAAAGGTATTGAATTAGGTGCTGACGTAGTCGTGTTAGATTTAGAAGATTCCGTGGCGTTAACAAATAAAATCAACGCACGCAAAAATTTAATTAATTTTTTTCCACTAAAAAACCTTTTATCACCGCGGTTCGAATTAATAACATAA
- a CDS encoding lipoprotein produces the protein MRNFIKIIVTSIMFLPLMLLTGCASIVNGTHQSVQVVTPPVSGASCLLSNDKGKWYLKSTPGYVTVHRAYAPLAVSCHKKGYLPANRLVHSKTKSMAFGNLVFGGIVGAGIDTANGAAFDYPDGIILPMQKLKNPRSLRK, from the coding sequence ATGAGAAATTTCATTAAGATAATTGTGACATCAATAATGTTTTTGCCCTTGATGCTATTAACCGGATGCGCCTCTATCGTAAATGGGACTCATCAAAGTGTGCAAGTGGTAACGCCGCCTGTTTCGGGGGCTAGCTGTTTGCTCAGCAACGATAAAGGAAAATGGTATTTAAAATCTACGCCTGGGTACGTGACTGTGCATCGTGCCTACGCTCCTCTAGCCGTTAGTTGCCATAAAAAAGGTTATCTGCCAGCTAATAGATTGGTTCACTCTAAAACAAAATCGATGGCGTTTGGAAATTTAGTTTTTGGGGGAATTGTCGGGGCAGGAATAGATACTGCCAATGGCGCAGCATTTGATTATCCTGATGGTATCATTCTACCGATGCAAAAATTAAAAAACCCACGATCCCTGAGAAAATGA
- a CDS encoding N-acetylmuramoyl-L-alanine amidase, whose translation MTYEINLNYPAKNFDKRIRFLVLHYTAKNFEDSLEILTQEAFGVSGHYLIPESSIDGKKQIFQLVPEKHRAWHAGVSAWQGRIHLNDTSIGIEIVNLGYQEEGEKRRWFPFLDYQIELIIELAKDIIERYQLHPTCVVGHSDISPERKADPGPLFPWKKLYEQGIGAWYEDECKKEMERRLSNETTDIRWLQRHLKTYGYSIEETGELDKKTQQVVCAFQMHFRPTDYSGIPDKETYAILYALVKKYFPEKVSSPLS comes from the coding sequence ATGACTTATGAAATCAATCTGAACTACCCTGCCAAAAATTTCGATAAACGCATTCGTTTTTTAGTTTTACATTATACAGCCAAGAATTTCGAAGATTCCCTGGAAATTTTGACGCAAGAAGCTTTTGGAGTAAGCGGGCATTATCTCATTCCTGAATCGTCCATCGACGGAAAAAAACAAATTTTTCAACTCGTCCCAGAAAAACATCGTGCCTGGCATGCGGGCGTCAGTGCTTGGCAAGGTCGCATACATCTCAACGATACTTCAATAGGCATCGAAATCGTTAATTTAGGTTATCAGGAAGAGGGCGAAAAAAGACGATGGTTCCCATTTCTGGATTATCAGATTGAATTAATCATTGAATTGGCGAAAGACATTATTGAGCGTTATCAACTTCATCCCACCTGTGTTGTCGGTCATTCCGATATTTCGCCAGAAAGAAAAGCAGATCCGGGTCCTCTCTTTCCGTGGAAAAAACTATACGAGCAGGGTATTGGCGCCTGGTATGAAGATGAATGCAAAAAAGAAATGGAGCGCAGACTTTCTAATGAGACGACTGATATTCGGTGGTTACAAAGACATTTAAAAACCTACGGCTATTCGATCGAAGAAACGGGGGAATTGGATAAAAAAACCCAACAGGTTGTCTGCGCTTTTCAAATGCACTTTCGGCCAACCGATTATTCAGGCATCCCAGACAAAGAAACTTATGCGATACTCTACGCACTCGTTAAAAAGTATTTTCCTGAAAAAGTTTCCTCGCCACTAAGTTGA
- a CDS encoding GrpB family protein, which translates to MTPTTFKGKGSMIKRQQIIEVVPYDPDWSNQFEKEALLLKLIFSDIFVAIHHIGSTSVPGLAAKPTIDIILEVKDIRLVDKFNEPMEKLGYEAWGEYGIPGRRFFVKGESKRTNHVHTFQAGDREIARHLYFRDYLKSHPAEAKKYADLKIKLAQKLPHDRRGYVQNKQGYVEALEKKAIAWVRDLK; encoded by the coding sequence ATGACACCCACAACTTTTAAAGGGAAGGGCTCTATGATTAAAAGGCAACAAATTATTGAAGTTGTGCCATATGATCCTGATTGGTCAAACCAGTTTGAAAAAGAAGCTTTGCTACTTAAATTAATTTTTTCTGATATATTTGTTGCAATCCACCATATCGGCAGCACATCTGTACCGGGCCTTGCGGCCAAACCAACCATTGATATTATTCTTGAAGTGAAAGATATACGATTAGTCGACAAATTTAATGAGCCAATGGAAAAATTAGGTTATGAAGCATGGGGAGAATATGGTATTCCAGGGCGCCGCTTTTTTGTGAAAGGTGAAAGCAAAAGAACCAATCATGTACATACGTTCCAGGCAGGCGACCGAGAAATTGCAAGGCATCTTTATTTTCGTGATTATCTTAAATCTCACCCCGCTGAAGCTAAAAAGTATGCTGATTTAAAAATTAAACTAGCTCAGAAACTCCCCCATGATCGACGAGGGTATGTTCAAAATAAACAGGGTTATGTGGAAGCACTTGAGAAAAAAGCAATCGCCTGGGTTCGTGATCTAAAGTAA